The segment TGACCGATTTCACGACGAAACTGCGCATCGTCTTTTCTTACATCGTAGACGAGTTGAATCAAATTAAATAATGTTGCTTCATCCCAAGCGCGCTCCAGTATGACTTTAGGAATAGGTGCGATTGGCAATAAAGTTGAAGGGTTAGCAAAAGCGCTTGATTCGATATACTCACAATAACTATTAAAAATCATTGTTGTTCCGCGCGCTTTACCTTCTAAGCCATAGCCCGCTACGTGTGGCGTAGCAAACGCTAGCAGTGGCAACAGATCCATATCCACTTGTGGTTCAAACTCAAACACGTCTAGAGCTGCAATAAAGCCGTCTTGCTTTTGCAAACGAGCTTTCAGCGCTGCGTTATCGACGATTGGACCACGAGCAGCGTTAATCAGAATTTGATCGCTTCTCAGGCTCTCAAGTACTTGTTCGTTAATCAGATGATGAGTCGGCCATTCGCCGTCAGTAGTGATTGGTGTATGCAGCGTGATGACATCTGCTTTACTTAATAACTCATCAAGCGGCGTAAACTCGCGAGAGTCTCCTTCTGCCTGCTTCGGTGGATCGTTCAGCAGAACGTTAATACCCATCCCAGTTAAGCATTCAGAGAGGTAAGTACCCACTTGCCCTGCACCAATAATACCAACTGTCTTTTCAAAAATTGAAAAGCCATGTTGCTGCGACAAGACCATCAAGACACTCACTACGTATTCAGCAACGCCAACCTTGTTACAACCCGGTGCAGCGGTAAAGAAAATACCACGTTGCTCAAGTAACGCTTGATCGACATGGTCCATACCAGCTGTTGCCGTACCTACAAATCGTAGTTTATTAGCTTTACTCAATAGCGCTTCATCAACTTTAGTTACTGAGCGAATCATCAGCGCATCTACATCGACTAAATCGTCGGCAGTTAGAGTACGACCGGGTTTAAGGATCACTTCGCCCAATTGGCTGAATAGCTCTTCAGCGTAAGGCATATTTTCATCGATTAAGATTTTCATTGCAGAATTTAACCCTGATTTTAACCATAGGGGGCCTGTTTCCCTTCTATAGCAGGCATTGTGCAAAAAAGAGCGGAAGGTGTCGAGGATAATAGGCTTAAGCCCCAAAAATAAAAATACCCAGTGGCAATAATAGCCACTGGGCAATATCCAGAACAAAAGGATCTCGTCCCGCTCTCCATGGGACAAAGTCAGCGTCTGTTTGATCAGTCAAACTGATCGGTTCTGGAAACCAAAATACCAATCTAAGTAAGTCGTTACTCCAATTGGTATTACCTTACGGTAGGTCTCTTAAGCTTCGTACTTCTTGATTACTAGAGTGGCGTTAGTGCCACCGAATCCAAAGCTGTTTGACATAACTGTTGTTAGCTCTTGCTCACGCATTTCACTTACAATATCCAGACCAGCAGCTGCTTCGTCTAGGTTATCGATGTTAATGCTCGGCGCGATGAAGCCGTGGTGTAGCATTAGAGTTGAGTAAATCGCTTCGTGTACACCCGCTGCACCTAGAGCATGACCTGTCATTGCTTTCGTTGCAGAAATTGCTGGGCTGTTGCCGCCGAACACTTCTTGGATAGCACCAAGTTCTTTCACGTCACCAACAGGTGTTGATGTACCGTGAGTGTTCACGTAATCCACTTTGTCGATGCCTTGCATTGCCATCTTCATACAACGTACAGCACCTTCACCTGATGGCGCAACCATGTCATAGCCGTCAGAAGTCGCACCGTAACCTACGATCTCGCCGTAGATTTTCGCGCCACGAGCAAGAGCATGCTCAAGTTCTTCGATAACAACCATACCGCCGCCACCAGAGATAACGAAACCGTCGCGGTCTGCGTCATAAGTGCGAGACGCTTTGTCTGGTGAATCATTGTATTTAGTAGATAGTGCGCCCATTGCATCGAACATCATAGTCAATGACCAGTCTAGCTCTTCACCACCACCTGCAAATACGATGTCTTGTTTGCCTAGTTGGATAAGCTCCATAGCGTGACCAATACAGTGTGCCGAAGTTGCACATGCAGAACTGATTGAGTAGTTCACACCACGGATTTTGAATGGCGTTGCCAAACATGCAGAAACCGTTGAAGACATTGTGCGCGGTACCATGTATGGACCAATACGCTTCACGCCTTTCTCACGTAGAGTATCAACAGCGATCACTTGGTTCAGTGATGATGCACCACCAGAACCTGCAACGATACCTGTACGATCATTAGAAACTTGTTCAGGAGCAAGACCCGCATCAGCGATTGCTTGTTCCATTGATAGGTAAGCAAATGCCGCCGCATCACCCATAAAGCGCATCTGTTTGCGATCGATATGGTCAGCAGGGTTCATCTTCAAGTTACCCCAAACTTGTGAGCGAAGACCTTGCTCTTTAAATTGCTCAGAGCCTGTGATGCCTGATTTGCCAGCTTTAAGAGACGATAAAACTTCTTCGACGTTGTTACCGATACTTGAAACAATACCCATACCGGTGATTACGACTCGTTTCATGTGACATTCCTATTATTCAATAATTCGTTAAATGATAACGAAGATGGACTTCAAAAGTGGTCAGCTTTCCCATTAATCCGTACAATCTCGACAATATTTCGCCGAATTTGAAAGAATTTTCCTACTATGACATCCATTACTAACGCACAGCTTGGCTGGAATGATGCCGGAACGCCGGTTTCAGACCAGTTCGATGATGTTTATTTTTCAAACGTCAATGGACTGGAAGAAACTCGCTATGTGTTTCTAACACAAAATAATCTTCCTCAAAGATGGCAAGATTATGACCAAAAGCGTTTTGTCATTGCCGAAACAGGATTCGGTACTGGATTAAACTTCCTCGCAGTTTGGCATTGGTTTGAGAAGTTTAGACAGCAAAACCCCGAAGCGATACTACAATCGTTACATTTCATCAGTTTTGAGAAGTTCCCGCTAAGTAAGGCTGACTTAATTAAAGCGCATGAATCTTGGCCTGAACTGGCTGATTACGCACAACAACTCCATGAATTCTATCCGATTGCCGTTCCTGAATGTCACCGTATTGTCTTAGCCGATGGTGCAATTACTCTCGATTTGTGGTTTGGTGACATTAAAGACTGTATGCCAAAAGTGCCAACTCTCAAGCAAGGCATTGTTGATGCTTGGTTTTTAGACGGCTTCGCACCAAGCAAAAACCCTGAAATGTGGAACCAAGAGCTGTTCAATGGCATGGCAAAACTGGCTAAACAAGATTGTACCTGCGCAACTTTCACGGCGGCGGGTTTCGTGCGTAGAGGTTTAATCGAAGCAGGCTTTGATATGAAGAAAGTCAAAGGCTTCGGTACTAAGCGAGAAATGATTGCCGGTAAGCTTAAAGATAAAGCGGCGTACAGCAACATTAAACCTTGGTTCCATGTTGAAGCGACTGACAATCTGCATGACGTTGCGATTATTGGTGGTGGTATTGCCAGTGCTGCTCTTGCAAAAACACTCACAGCAAGAGGTATATCGGTCTCTATGTATTGCAAAGATGAAGCCCCTGCGGAAGGCGCGTCGGGCAATCGTCAGGGTGCAGTATATCCTCTGCTTAATAGCGAACACTCTGGCGTATCACGTGTGTTTGCTCCAGCCTTTTTATTTGCTCGCCAATTTATCGACCAAGCGGCAAAGACCGTTTCGTTTGACCATGACTGGTGTGGCGTGACTCAGCTAATGTGGGATGACAAATCGACCAAGAAACTGGACACCATGTTGAAAGCGGATTTCTCGCCGGAATTGGTATCCAAACATAATGTTGATCAGACCAACCAAATGGTGAGATTGCCGGTAGATGTGGAAAGTCTCTCCTACCCTATGGGCGGCTGGCTGTCTCCTGCTCAGTTAACTCAAGGCTTAATTGCTGAGCTAGAGCAACAAGGTAAGCTAAAGGTTTACTACCAGCACCATGTTGATTCGCTCGACTGGCAAGAGGAAGAAAAACAGTGGCAACTGACCTGTGGAGAGAAAAAGCTCCACCATCAAGCGGTTGTTATTGCCACTGGGCATCTGTTTGATAGCCTGACGCAAACACAATTTGTCCCTCTCGGTAAAGTAAAAGGGCAAGTAAGTCATATCCCAACCAACCACGAATTGCAGCAATTAAACACTGTGCTCTGCTATGACGGTTATATGACGCCTTGTAACCCGAACAATCAACATCACTGTATCGGTGCCAGTTACGACCGTTCACACTTAGATCAAGAGTTTGATCCACAGGCTCAAGTTGAAAACGCTCAGCGCCTCAAAAACTGCTTACCTCAGCAAGCATGGCCAAACAGTGTCGATGTGAGCGAGAACCAATCTCGCCAAGGCATTCGCTGCGTGAGTCGCGATCACCTTCCGTTTGTGGGTAACGTTGGGAACTTTGAAGCAATTACAGAACAATACTCCGAACTAAACGGGATGAGCGAGAGCGACGCTTCTGATATTGCCCAATATCCTCAGTTGTATTCATTACTTGGGTTGGGCTCGCGCGGTTTGAGTTCCGCGCCACTCATGGCTGAACTGCTCGCCTCACAAATGAGTGGTGACCCGTTGCCTCTGCCTAACGATGTGCTTGAAACCCTTCATCCAAGCAGAATGTGGGTAAGAAAGCTGCGCAAAGGGAAAGCGTTAACAGAGAAGTAAATCGGTTCTGCAAACACGAAGAAGCCTCGCAATAGCGAGGCTTCTTTATCAATGCGATTTAAAGATTAAGCAGCCAGTTTTGCTACCGCTTCTTTTAGTTGAGCCGCGATGCTTTCATCAGTTACTACACCGCTTTCCATATCGAAATTGTCGTAGAAGTTTGGTACTGAAACTGTTGCTTTTACGTTGCCACCGAAGTAGCCAGCAGAGCCTGAAGCAGCAGCTAATACTGATGATGCGCCGCCAGGACCAGGTGATGTTGCTAAGTATACCGCTGGTTTATTTTTAAATATTTCACGGTCGATACGAGTCGCCCAGTCAAACAGGTTTTTGTACGCTGCAGGGTAGTGACCGTTGTGCTCAGCAAAAGAGATAACAAATGCATCTGCCTGTGCTAAATCACGTAGGAAGCCTAACGCGCCTTCAGCCTGACCAATCTCTTTTTCAAGATCTTCGCTGAACATAGGTACGTTGTAGTTGTTGATGTCCAGCACTTGAACTTCAGCACCATCAATCAAATTTGCTGTATAAGTTGCCAATGCTTTGTTAATAGAGGTTGAACTGGTGCTTGCACCGAATGCGATAACTTTCATGACGATAATCCTGTGTGCTGTTTTGATGTGATTAGATTAATCTTTGAACACCTTACCCACAAGCCGAATTATTGTATGAGGTCATTCAAAAATTTTGAATGATGCGTTATTCGCGCCTCACCTATCGATGTTTCTCAATGAACAATCAACGCATAAAAAAATAGCAGCGTAATTGCTGCCATCTTTTGTATTTTGTTCTTCGCACTGTGACTAAGCTTGGTTCGATAACTCGTTCCATAAGTCAGACACAATAATACGGTCTGCTGGCGTCAACTCAGAGCGAGCCTCTTCCAAACTTTTTTCAATACGTACTTTTAGCTCAGCGATGTCTTCAATGCCTTCTTCTTCACACGATGCTGCGGATAGTGAAATGTGCCCACGTAAATAACCACCAGCAAACAGTTCATCATCCGATGCAGTGGCAATACGTGTATCAATCAGCTCTAAAAGTTTTTCTTCAAATTCAATAATCATGTTCTATGAATACCTAGTTTTATCAAGACTGTGCAGTTGCGTATGGGTTACTTAATCACAAACTGATCAGCCGTTAGTTCTGGTGTCTGATAAAACGACTGCAATGCCTGAGAAAGCATTTTCACTCGTTCAGGTAATCCATGTTGCAAAATACTCAAGACTTCTTGATGGACTTTCGCCATGAATGCCAGACGGTCTGGTTCAAAATCGCCGCTAAGGTTGTCACAACTTACCGTAAAAGGAAACCCTGCACTGAGCGCCAGTATCCACTCATAAGCTTGGGGACGAATTTCGACTTTCTCGAACTCTGCCTGCACTTGCTCAGAACGACCATCGGGATGATACCAGTAACCAAAATCTTCCAATAAACGACGTTCAGGGCCAGCCACACACCAGTGCGCAATTTCATGCAAAGCAGAAGCATAGAAGCCGCGAGCAAAGATAATCCGGTGATAATCCACCTTATCATCAGCAGGTAAGTAGACAGGCTCGTCACCGCCTAACTCCAGCTTAGTGTTAAACGAACTGAAGAAGGTTTGGTTAAAGATGTCGATCAAATCAGTGTATTGGTGAGACATAACAGCAAGTTCTTGGGTATGCGACGTATGAAGTTAACAACGAGCTGCATTTTCGCGGCTTTTTGCTCTGAGGTAAAGTGCAGGAATGAATGTATTAGTTTTATTTATCTGTAAAACTGATGTCAAAACGCCAAAAAGCGGTCGTATTCCGTTTCATCTGATACTACACTGCGCACCTTTCTCAGCCCCTGATTCATCACGACTCTCAACCAACAATCATTTATAGGTGTAATACTATGCTGCTCAGCGTTTTGTACATTATCGGGATTACAGCGGAAGCCATGACTGGTGCCCTCAGCGCTGGTCGCAAAAAGATGGATTGGTTTGGTGTCATGTTAGTCGCCAGCGCTACAGCTATTGGTGGCGGAACCGTACGTGATATTTTGCTGGGTCATTACCCTCTAGGCTGGGTAGAGAATCCAGAATTTCTTTTGATTACCTGCGTTGCGGGCGTTGTGACAACCGGTGTTTACAAATGGGTGATCAAGCTTAAAGGTCTGTTTATTCGCTTAGATGCTCTGGGTTTGATTGTATTCAGTATTATCGGCACCAAAGTGGCAATGGGCATGGGGCTGCATGAAGTAATCTGTGTGGTGTCCGCGCTGGTAACCGGTGTATTTGGCGGTTTGCTGCGTGATCTGATTTGTCGCCAACAACCTTTGGTATTGCATGACGAGCTGTATGCTTCCGTGGCACTTGTCGCCTCAGTGCTCTATTTAGCATTATTAAAATTTGGGGTGAATGATGTGACCAGCACCATCATTACTTTAGTGGTCGGTTACCTGCTACGCATGGCTGCGGTCCGTTTTAAATGGCGTTTACCGTCTTTTCACCTTGAAGCTGAGAACTCGATTCACTGAACTGGAATAAGTAAACCAGTTTCGCTGCAACTCATAATGCAAAACAAAACGCCCTCAAGTGAGGGCGTTTTTCATTCATAAATCCGAGATTAGATGTGTGGTGTCTCTGTAGTTACACCGTGGTTCTGACCACGATGGCGCAACAAATGATCCATCAATACAATCGCCAGCATAGCTTCAGCAATTGGCACCGCGCGAATACCAACACATGGGTCATGACGACCTTTCGTAATCAGTTGCGTTGGTTCACCAGCACGAGTGATAGTGTCACCCGGAACCGTAATGCTCGATGTTGGTTTAAGTGCAATGTTCGCGATAATGTCCTGCCCCGTAGAAATGCCACCTAAGATACCGCCTGCGTGGTTGCTCTTAAAACCTTCCGGAGAAAGTGGGTCACGGTGCTCACTGCCACGTTGATTGACCACATCAAAACCATCACCGATTTCGACACCTTTCACCGCGTTAATGCTCATCAACGCATGTGCGATGTCTGCATCTAAGCGATCAAATACCGGCTCACCTAAACCGACAGGCAGATTGGTTGCAACCACCTGTATTTTGGCACCGATAGAATCACCTTCTTTTTTCAGGTCACGAATCAGTTGGTCGAATGCTTCCACTTTATCGACATCTGGACAGAAGAAAGCGTTGTTTTCGATTTCATTCCAATCCACTTTATCAATCGAGATATCACCCATTTGTGATAAGTAAGCACGGATCTCAACACCAAATTCTTGCTTCAGATATTTCTTCGCAATACCACCAGCAGCAACGCGCATTGCCGTTTCACGAGCAGACGAACGGCCACCACCACGGTAATCACGAATGCCGTACTTTTGATGGTAGGTGTAGTCAGCGTGCCCTGGGCGGAATTTATCTTTGATTTCTGAATAATCTTTTGAACGCTGATCGGTATTTTCAATCAGTAATCCAATCGACGTTCCTGTGGTTTTTCCTTCAAAAACCCCAGAAAGAATTTTCACTTCATCCGGTTCACGGCGCTGAGTGGTATAACGAGATGTGCCCGGGCGGCGACGGTCTAGGTCGAGTTGTAAATCCGCCTCGCTAATCTCAAGTCCCGGAGGGCATCCGTCTACGATACATCCAAGTGCGATACCGTGACTTTCTCCGAATGTGGTTACTCGGAAATGTTGTCCGATACTGTTTCCTGCCATTACTTCCTCAAATTAGTGCGTTGAAAGTAGGAACGAACCACTTCCAACATACTGATAGCTATTCTTCGTGGATTCATAGTGGCTTTATTACGTTTTGATGTAAAGCCCTTAACCGCATCAAATTGGACAAAAATAGCCAGCCCAAAAATGAAAACGCCGACACTAAGGTCGGCGCTT is part of the Vibrio diazotrophicus genome and harbors:
- a CDS encoding 4-phosphoerythronate dehydrogenase translates to MKILIDENMPYAEELFSQLGEVILKPGRTLTADDLVDVDALMIRSVTKVDEALLSKANKLRFVGTATAGMDHVDQALLEQRGIFFTAAPGCNKVGVAEYVVSVLMVLSQQHGFSIFEKTVGIIGAGQVGTYLSECLTGMGINVLLNDPPKQAEGDSREFTPLDELLSKADVITLHTPITTDGEWPTHHLINEQVLESLRSDQILINAARGPIVDNAALKARLQKQDGFIAALDVFEFEPQVDMDLLPLLAFATPHVAGYGLEGKARGTTMIFNSYCEYIESSAFANPSTLLPIAPIPKVILERAWDEATLFNLIQLVYDVRKDDAQFRREIGQPGAFDLMRKNYWDRREYSAITLVGDELSNLAPLEKLGFRIEVTNEPAI
- the fabB gene encoding beta-ketoacyl-ACP synthase I, whose protein sequence is MKRVVITGMGIVSSIGNNVEEVLSSLKAGKSGITGSEQFKEQGLRSQVWGNLKMNPADHIDRKQMRFMGDAAAFAYLSMEQAIADAGLAPEQVSNDRTGIVAGSGGASSLNQVIAVDTLREKGVKRIGPYMVPRTMSSTVSACLATPFKIRGVNYSISSACATSAHCIGHAMELIQLGKQDIVFAGGGEELDWSLTMMFDAMGALSTKYNDSPDKASRTYDADRDGFVISGGGGMVVIEELEHALARGAKIYGEIVGYGATSDGYDMVAPSGEGAVRCMKMAMQGIDKVDYVNTHGTSTPVGDVKELGAIQEVFGGNSPAISATKAMTGHALGAAGVHEAIYSTLMLHHGFIAPSINIDNLDEAAAGLDIVSEMREQELTTVMSNSFGFGGTNATLVIKKYEA
- the mnmC gene encoding bifunctional tRNA (5-methylaminomethyl-2-thiouridine)(34)-methyltransferase MnmD/FAD-dependent 5-carboxymethylaminomethyl-2-thiouridine(34) oxidoreductase MnmC; amino-acid sequence: MTSITNAQLGWNDAGTPVSDQFDDVYFSNVNGLEETRYVFLTQNNLPQRWQDYDQKRFVIAETGFGTGLNFLAVWHWFEKFRQQNPEAILQSLHFISFEKFPLSKADLIKAHESWPELADYAQQLHEFYPIAVPECHRIVLADGAITLDLWFGDIKDCMPKVPTLKQGIVDAWFLDGFAPSKNPEMWNQELFNGMAKLAKQDCTCATFTAAGFVRRGLIEAGFDMKKVKGFGTKREMIAGKLKDKAAYSNIKPWFHVEATDNLHDVAIIGGGIASAALAKTLTARGISVSMYCKDEAPAEGASGNRQGAVYPLLNSEHSGVSRVFAPAFLFARQFIDQAAKTVSFDHDWCGVTQLMWDDKSTKKLDTMLKADFSPELVSKHNVDQTNQMVRLPVDVESLSYPMGGWLSPAQLTQGLIAELEQQGKLKVYYQHHVDSLDWQEEEKQWQLTCGEKKLHHQAVVIATGHLFDSLTQTQFVPLGKVKGQVSHIPTNHELQQLNTVLCYDGYMTPCNPNNQHHCIGASYDRSHLDQEFDPQAQVENAQRLKNCLPQQAWPNSVDVSENQSRQGIRCVSRDHLPFVGNVGNFEAITEQYSELNGMSESDASDIAQYPQLYSLLGLGSRGLSSAPLMAELLASQMSGDPLPLPNDVLETLHPSRMWVRKLRKGKALTEK
- a CDS encoding NADPH-dependent FMN reductase, with the protein product MKVIAFGASTSSTSINKALATYTANLIDGAEVQVLDINNYNVPMFSEDLEKEIGQAEGALGFLRDLAQADAFVISFAEHNGHYPAAYKNLFDWATRIDREIFKNKPAVYLATSPGPGGASSVLAAASGSAGYFGGNVKATVSVPNFYDNFDMESGVVTDESIAAQLKEAVAKLAA
- a CDS encoding YfcL family protein — translated: MIIEFEEKLLELIDTRIATASDDELFAGGYLRGHISLSAASCEEEGIEDIAELKVRIEKSLEEARSELTPADRIIVSDLWNELSNQA
- a CDS encoding elongation factor P hydroxylase; protein product: MSHQYTDLIDIFNQTFFSSFNTKLELGGDEPVYLPADDKVDYHRIIFARGFYASALHEIAHWCVAGPERRLLEDFGYWYHPDGRSEQVQAEFEKVEIRPQAYEWILALSAGFPFTVSCDNLSGDFEPDRLAFMAKVHQEVLSILQHGLPERVKMLSQALQSFYQTPELTADQFVIK
- a CDS encoding trimeric intracellular cation channel family protein; protein product: MLLSVLYIIGITAEAMTGALSAGRKKMDWFGVMLVASATAIGGGTVRDILLGHYPLGWVENPEFLLITCVAGVVTTGVYKWVIKLKGLFIRLDALGLIVFSIIGTKVAMGMGLHEVICVVSALVTGVFGGLLRDLICRQQPLVLHDELYASVALVASVLYLALLKFGVNDVTSTIITLVVGYLLRMAAVRFKWRLPSFHLEAENSIH
- the aroC gene encoding chorismate synthase, which gives rise to MAGNSIGQHFRVTTFGESHGIALGCIVDGCPPGLEISEADLQLDLDRRRPGTSRYTTQRREPDEVKILSGVFEGKTTGTSIGLLIENTDQRSKDYSEIKDKFRPGHADYTYHQKYGIRDYRGGGRSSARETAMRVAAGGIAKKYLKQEFGVEIRAYLSQMGDISIDKVDWNEIENNAFFCPDVDKVEAFDQLIRDLKKEGDSIGAKIQVVATNLPVGLGEPVFDRLDADIAHALMSINAVKGVEIGDGFDVVNQRGSEHRDPLSPEGFKSNHAGGILGGISTGQDIIANIALKPTSSITVPGDTITRAGEPTQLITKGRHDPCVGIRAVPIAEAMLAIVLMDHLLRHRGQNHGVTTETPHI